Proteins encoded together in one Chitinophaga lutea window:
- a CDS encoding ankyrin repeat domain-containing protein yields MSFIVACESGKRKIAEILLANNEVDVKYTDEKGRTALHYAAHHGYLDLVKLLLDAGADIDYEDHSGETPFYFACLQKQKQVALFLLEKGVKTTINDLKGNSLLHLSVALGQKEIAEKLLSAGLDVNLENNNAETPLFIAAGNRNKDIVQLLIDHGANVETKNKLGDNPLIAAVRSKNTPVVTCLLENGANVNHVNDAGESPLLIACYESNRALVHLLVQHGANVLVTSKNGLSPIWYACAYNQKEIVAMFLENGVDVNFSQPISGDTVSMNSYLDWVESANNLSINSSFTFNHSYSYGGESLLHVAAKNGHLSMLKLLLEKGANINIQDESGNTALHYAASNGKKDVVKYLIDQQADPTIVNTKEQRAIDYASIKGFNEIAALLLSGHSPSATAAPKAAPVEDGPKPAGIGDMKKALMDLKDLLDVGILSQEEFDQQKARILAGK; encoded by the coding sequence ATGTCATTTATAGTTGCCTGTGAAAGCGGCAAGCGGAAAATCGCCGAAATTCTCCTGGCTAATAATGAAGTCGACGTAAAATATACCGACGAAAAGGGCCGCACGGCACTGCATTACGCGGCGCATCACGGTTACCTCGATTTGGTGAAGCTGTTGCTCGATGCCGGCGCGGACATTGACTACGAAGACCATAGCGGGGAAACGCCCTTCTATTTTGCCTGCCTGCAGAAGCAGAAACAGGTGGCGCTTTTCCTGCTCGAAAAAGGGGTGAAGACGACGATCAACGACCTGAAAGGCAACAGCTTGCTGCATCTGAGCGTGGCCCTGGGGCAGAAGGAAATCGCGGAAAAACTCCTCTCCGCCGGCCTCGATGTGAACCTGGAAAACAACAACGCCGAAACGCCGCTGTTCATCGCGGCAGGTAACCGTAATAAAGATATCGTGCAGCTGCTGATCGACCACGGCGCCAACGTGGAAACGAAGAACAAACTGGGCGACAACCCGTTGATCGCGGCCGTGCGGAGCAAAAATACACCCGTGGTTACCTGCCTGCTCGAAAACGGCGCGAATGTCAATCATGTGAACGATGCCGGTGAATCGCCGCTGCTCATCGCCTGCTATGAGTCCAACCGCGCGCTTGTTCACCTGCTGGTGCAGCATGGCGCCAATGTGCTGGTAACGTCCAAAAACGGTCTTTCTCCCATCTGGTACGCCTGCGCCTACAATCAGAAAGAGATCGTGGCCATGTTCCTGGAAAACGGGGTGGACGTGAATTTCAGTCAACCCATATCCGGCGATACCGTGAGCATGAACAGTTACCTCGACTGGGTGGAGAGTGCCAATAATCTTTCCATCAACAGTTCTTTTACGTTCAATCATTCTTACAGCTACGGCGGCGAAAGCCTGCTGCATGTGGCGGCTAAAAACGGCCACCTGAGCATGCTCAAACTGCTGCTGGAAAAAGGCGCGAACATCAACATCCAGGACGAATCGGGCAATACGGCGCTGCATTACGCCGCATCGAACGGCAAAAAAGACGTGGTCAAATACCTCATCGACCAGCAGGCCGACCCAACGATCGTCAATACGAAAGAACAGCGGGCTATCGATTATGCGTCGATCAAGGGATTCAATGAAATTGCCGCCCTGCTGCTGTCCGGTCACTCACCATCGGCTACCGCCGCACCGAAAGCCGCTCCTGTGGAAGACGGTCCTAAACCAGCGGGCATCGGTGATATGAAAAAGGCGCTGATGGACCTGAAAGACTTGCTGGACGTGGGGATTTTGTCGCAGGAAGAATTCGATCAGCAGAAAGCCAGGATATTGGCGGGGAAATGA